GCCCGTCAGGAAGAAGGACGCCTTCACACCCAGGCGCTTCAGCACATCCGCGATATACACCCCGCCATCGGCAAATTCATGCCCCGTAAATACGAGCGCCAACCGCTTCCGCGCCGTATCGCCACGCGTTACCACCACCGGCTTTTCACCCAAACCCTCCACCGCCTCCCGGAACTTCGACAAGTCCGCACGTCGCTTTGGCGCATGCTCCAACGCGTATGCATACAACAAATCACCCACCTCACGGAAGAACGGATATCCGATCTCTTCGTATTCATATTTGCCGTCGTTCAGCACGCCGTCGCGGTTCACATAAATATTTCCCGACACCATGAACTCCACCTCATTTTCAAAGTCCGCGAAATACGCGATATCGGTAAGATACCCGTACGACCAGCCCGTTTTATTGAACACGCGAATATTTGCAGGGATCTTGCGGCGCCCATCCTTAAACCGGAAAAATTTGGTGTAGCTGTCGAAGAATTCGCTCGTATCATACCGCGGGTGATCGCTTTCCGAAGGCAACGCGGCCATCCAGCGGTATAAAAACCGGTAATCCTCTTCTTCCAGCCCAAACCGTTCCCGCTCCGGCACCGATTCCGGGAAAATCACGCTGCGCAGCAACCGGTGAAGGTCCTCCAGCGGATAGTAATTATGCTTCGTGAAATCCATGGGCGAACGGATGAGGCTGTCGTTCCGGTCCCAATGCGAATGGCCAACCAGCCAGGTTTTGCTGTAATCGAAAGGCGCCGTATTATACGCCGCAGGCTGGCTGTACAGCGTTTCCCCATTCTGCACGAAGCGAACGGGATTGGTATGGCGGTTCTGCTCTTCGTTCATGGCCACGAAGCGGCGGACGATCTTCACATCGTTGTATCCCTTGGCGCGCAGCTGGTCATGGATATACCCCTGCCCCAAAAATTCATACAACCGGTTGTAAGCATCGTTATCGGAAACAAGGAAGATCTTTTTGATGTACTGCGCTACGGACGGCAGCCCGTTCGCCGCCGAAGTATCTGCGGACACAGCGGTTTG
Above is a genomic segment from Chitinophaga pollutisoli containing:
- a CDS encoding serine hydrolase; translated protein: MYRRFLFCLLVLYSGIAAAQARTDAPLRELLFRKATPALRHVLSHPDSFQVQLIFTTINRDAKGKPSFRDWHFQTDRNKYFNPASTVKMPLAFLALEKLRQMKIWKWTPMLTDSAWIGQTAVSADTSAANGLPSVAQYIKKIFLVSDNDAYNRLYEFLGQGYIHDQLRAKGYNDVKIVRRFVAMNEEQNRHTNPVRFVQNGETLYSQPAAYNTAPFDYSKTWLVGHSHWDRNDSLIRSPMDFTKHNYYPLEDLHRLLRSVIFPESVPERERFGLEEEDYRFLYRWMAALPSESDHPRYDTSEFFDSYTKFFRFKDGRRKIPANIRVFNKTGWSYGYLTDIAYFADFENEVEFMVSGNIYVNRDGVLNDGKYEYEEIGYPFFREVGDLLYAYALEHAPKRRADLSKFREAVEGLGEKPVVVTRGDTARKRLALVFTGHEFADGGVYIADVLKRLGVKASFFLTGDFYENPAFRGLIHRLQLEGHYLGPHSGKHLLYCDWKKRDSLLVSRGEFESDLDMNLRAMNRLGLPEPHYFLPPYEWYNDTILQWTHDLGMQLINFTPGTRSNADYTYPEMMNSYVSGDRIYQSVIQYENRHPAGLNGFLLLLHIGTDPRREDKFYFQLNKLIRYLLQKEYELVIVPRLLSRR